TTTGATAATCATTTTGTGCATTACGCAAATCGTTTTTTGCTTGATTGTACGAAAGCTCTAGTGTTTCAAATTCTTGACGAGAAATGACTCCTTTCTCAAATAATTTCTTATTTCTGTCGTATTGTATTTTTGTGTTATTTAATTGAATTTGAACAGAATTAATACGTCCTTTTGCACTTGTTAAAGATTGCTCGTTTGGCACAACTCTTACTGTTGCTAGTAAATCTCCTGCCTTAACAATTGCACCTTCTTCAACTACAATTTTATCTATAATACCTGCTATTTGTGGTTTTATTTCTACTTCTTCTAACGGAGTAACTTTACCTGTAGCCACACTTTTTTTAACAATAGTTGCTTTAAAAGGCTTTTCTGTTTTGTACTCTATTGGTGATGCACTGTTCTTTTTACCAAACCAAATTAATACCGCTATTAGTGCGACAGCTATTCCTCCAAAAATGATTACTTTTTTCATTTATATTCTATTTATTCTTGTTAGTTGATTTTTTATTCTTCTCTTAATGCGTCTATTGGTTTTACTACAGTTGCCATATAAGCAGGTATAAAGCCAATTAACGTTCCTAAAACTACTAAAACTCCATACGCAATTAAAACAATAGGTATGTTAACGGTTGGGTTTACTAATAACTCAAAATAATCTATAACCATTAAAATGAGTCCTCCAGCAATGATTCCTAAAGAACCTGCTAATAATGTTAAAAACAATGATTCTAATATAATTTGTTGTCTTACTTTATTAGGTGTTGCTCCTAACGCTCTTCTTATTCCTATTTCTTTTGTACGTTCTTTTACTGTAATCAATAAAATATTACCAATAGCAAAAACCCCTGCTATTAAAGTTGCAATACCCACAAACCAAGTTAAAAACTGCATTCCTGTTAAAAATCCGGTTACTTTAGAGATTTCTTTTCCTAAATTAAAACCTCTAAAAGCTCTGTTGTCTTCTGGATGAATTTTATGTAAATTCTTTAATAATAGTTTTACATCTGCCTCTACCTGAACAATGTCGAATTCTTTTTTACCAGTAACCACCATCCATTCGAATTTGTCTCCTTTATTATACACTATTTTAAAAGTACTAAAAGGAATATGAACGTTATTTTTACCTTCAAATCTACCAGCAGTATACACACCAACTACTTTATAATTGATGCCACTTACTTTTAAATAAGTATCTATAGCTTCTTCATTTTTATCATACAACTCCTTATAAACACCTTCACTTATTACACATATTTTTTTGTTCTCATCAATATCACTTTGGTTGATGAACCTGCCTTCTATTAAGTTCTTTTTTTGAACTCTGTCTATTAGAGGAAAATCTCCAAAAACGGTAAAATTACCAGTTTTTAA
The nucleotide sequence above comes from Polaribacter butkevichii. Encoded proteins:
- a CDS encoding ABC transporter permease, producing the protein MIFLFEKDTWQEIYGSIRKNKTRTAITIFGAFWGILLLVGLLGAAKGIENSFNSMFGDFATNSVFMSGSRTSMPFKGFQEGRQINLTLGDVDKIRTEVDGIQFVVPRNATGGQVIHGLKTGNFTVFGDFPLIDRVQKKNLIEGRFINQSDIDENKKICVISEGVYKELYDKNEEAIDTYLKVSGINYKVVGVYTAGRFEGKNNVHIPFSTFKIVYNKGDKFEWMVVTGKKEFDIVQVEADVKLLLKNLHKIHPEDNRAFRGFNLGKEISKVTGFLTGMQFLTWFVGIATLIAGVFAIGNILLITVKERTKEIGIRRALGATPNKVRQQIILESLFLTLLAGSLGIIAGGLILMVIDYFELLVNPTVNIPIVLIAYGVLVVLGTLIGFIPAYMATVVKPIDALREE